TCGGAGATTGTAGTACTGAGCTCATCAGAGTTGAATTTTGATATTAATAATACATCCCGTTATGGAGTGAGTTTGTATCTGCTAAAAAACTTAACGGTAAAAAAGGTGATGCAAGCTGTTGATCTCGTTACATTGAATGTAAAACCCTCTATCAAGAGATATAATGTTTTATTGATAGATGACGACGAAATAAGCAATCGGGTATTACGACATTATTTAGTTGCCCTAAGTTCAAATAGCGACTCAGTCGAAAGTGGAGAAGAGGCTCTTGGTCTGTTTGAAATTCATAAGTATGATTTAATAATAATGGATTTACAGATGCCAA
Above is a window of Flavobacteriales bacterium DNA encoding:
- a CDS encoding response regulator, which translates into the protein MLKEIVIIEDDDSSFFLSHRLLGKMNVTKEITRYRDGSAALSALVERTSNNKSQPDLIFLDLNMPVMGGIDFLRLIREQIPFGNCSEIVVLSSSELNFDINNTSRYGVSLYLLKNLTVKKVMQAVDLVTLNVKPSIKRYNVLLIDDDEISNRVLRHYLVALSSNSDSVESGEEALGLFEIHKYDLIIMDLQMP